A region of Homo sapiens chromosome X, GRCh38.p14 Primary Assembly DNA encodes the following proteins:
- the ARMCX3 gene encoding armadillo repeat-containing X-linked protein 3 isoform X1, with amino-acid sequence MGYARKVGWVTAGLVIGAGACYCIYRLTRGRKQNKEKMAEGGSGDVDDAGDCSGARYNDWSDDDDDSNESKSIVWYPPWARIGTEAGTRARARARARATRARRAVQKRASPNSDDTVLSPQELQKVLCLVEMSEKPYILEAALIALGNNAAYAFNRDIIRDLGGLPIVAKILNTRDPIVKEKALIVLNNLSVNAENQRRLKVYMNQVCDDTITSRLNSSVQLAGLRLLTNMTVTNEYQHMLANSISDFFRLFSAGNEETKLQVLKLLLNLAENPAMTRELLRAQVPSSLGSLFNKKENKEVILKLLVIFENINDNFKWEENEPTQNQFGEGSLFFFLKEFQVCADKVLGIESHHDFLVKVKVGKFMAKLAEHMFPKSQE; translated from the coding sequence ATGGGCTACGCCAGGAAAGTAGGCTGGGTGACCGCAGGCCTGGTGATTGGGGCTGGCGCCTGCTATTGCATTTATAGACTGACTAggggaagaaaacagaacaagGAAAAAATGGCTGAGGGTGGATCTGGGGATGTGGATGATGCTGGGGACTGTTCTGGGGCCAGGTATAATGACTggtctgatgatgatgatgacagcaaTGAGAGCAAGAGTATAGTATGGTACCCACCTTGGGCTCGGATTGGGACTGAAGCTGGAACCAGAGCTAGGGCCAGGGCAAGGGCCAGGGCTACCCGGGCACGTCGGGCTGTCCAGAAACGGGCTTCCCCCAATTCAGATGATACCGTTTTGTCCCCTCAAGAGCTACAAAAGGTTCTTTGCTTGGTTGAGATGTCTGAAAAGCCTTATATTCTTGAAGCAGCTTTAATTGCTCTGGGTAACAATGCTGCTTATGCATTTAACAGAGATATTATTCGTGATCTGGGTGGTCTCCCAATTGTCGCAAAGATTCTCAATACTCGGGATCCCATAGTTAAGGAAAAGGCTTTAATTGTCCTGAATAACTTGAGTGTGAATGCTGAAAATCAGCGCAGGCTTAAAGTATACATGAATCAAGTGTGTGATGACACAATCACTTCTCGCTTGAACTCATCTGTGCAGCTTGCTGGACTGAGATTGCTTACAAATATGACTGTTACTAATGAGTATCAGCACATGCTTGCTAATTCCATTTCTGACTTTTTTCGTTTATTTTCAGCGGGAAATGAAGAAACCAAACTTCAGGTTCTGAAACTCCTTTTGAATTTGGCTGAAAATCCAGCCATGACTAGGGAACTGCTCAGGGCCCAAGTACCATCTTCACTGGGCTCCCTCTTTAATAAGAAGGAGAACAAAGAAGTTATTCTTAAACTTCTGGTCATATTTGAGAACATAAATGATAATTTcaaatgggaagaaaatgaacCTACTCAGAATCAATTCGGTGAaggttcactttttttctttttaaaagaatttcaagTGTGTGCTGATAAGGTTCTGGGAATAGAAAGTCACCATGATTTTTTGGTGAAAGTAAAAGTTGGAAAATTCATGGCCAAACTTGCTGAACATATGTTCCCAAAGAGCCAGGAataa
- the ARMCX2 gene encoding armadillo repeat-containing X-linked protein 2 isoform X1, whose product MSRVRDAGCVAAGIVIGAGAWYCVYKYTRGRDQTKKRMAKPKNRAVAGTGARARAGLRAGFTIDLGSGFSPPTPVRAEAEDRAQDEASALDTVGAEAVAPAASSAEAQSGAGSQAQEADGAGVGPKAESVVGAAMASAIAPPPGVTEALGAAEAPAMAGAPKVAEAPREAETSRAAVPPGTVVPTEAAAPTEVTEGPGVAAPTKVAEAPGVASPTEAAEAPVPATPTGAAAPTGAAESPGTSGSPRTAVVPGTSAAKKATPGAHTGAIPKATSATGAVPKGGGKGVTRSRNGGKGKGKKSKVEVDELGMGFRPGDGAAAAAAASANGGQAFLAEVPDSEEGESGWTDTESDSDSEPETQRRGRGRRPVAMQKRPFPYEIDEILGVRDLRKVLALLQKSDDPFIQQVALLTLSNNANYSCNQETIRKLGGLPIIANMINKTDPHIKEKALMAMNNLSENYENQGRLQVYMNKVMDDIMASNLNSAVQVVGLKFLTNMTITNDYQHLLVNSIANFFRLLSQGGGKIKVEILKILSNFAENPDMLKKLLSTQVPASFSSLYNSYVESEILINALTLFEIIYDNLRAEVFNYREFNKGSLFYLCTTSGVCVKKIRALANHHDLLVKVKVIKLVNKF is encoded by the coding sequence ATGAGCCGCGTTCGGGATGCTGGCTGTGTAGCGGCGGGGATAGTGATAGGGGCTGGTGCCTGGTACTGTGTCTACAAATACACCAGGGGGAGAGACCAGACCAAGAAGAGAATGGCCAAGCCCAAAAACCGGGCTGTGGCTGGGACTGGAGCCAGGGCTAGAGCTGGGCTAAGAGCCGGATTCACAATCGACCTTGGGTCAGGATTCAGTCCCCCAACCCCAGTCCGTGCTGAAGCAGAGGACAGGGCCCAGGATGAAGCCTCTGCTCTGGACACAGTTGGAGCTGAGGCAGTGGCCCCAGCTGCATCCAGCGCTGAGGCTCAGAGTGGGGCAGGCAGTCAGGCCCAAGAGGCAGATGGAGCCGGGGTTGGGCCTAAGGCCGAATCAGTAGTTGGGGCTGCAATGGCTTCTGCAATAGCACCACCTCCCGGGGTGACAGAGGCCCTTGGGGCTGCAGAAGCCCCTGCAATGGCAGGGGCTCCCAAAGTGGCAGAAGCTCCCAGAGAAGCGGAGACTTCCAGGGCAGCGGTGCCTCCTGGGACAGTGGTGCCTACCGAAGCGGCAGCACCCACTGAGGTGACCGAGGGTCCTGGGGTAGCAGCACCTACCAAGGTAGCTGAAGCTCCCGGGGTGGCATCGCCTACCGAGGCAGCTGAGGCTCCTGTGCCGGCAACGCCTACTGGGGCTGCAGCACCTACTGGGGCTGCAGAGTCTCCTGGAACTTCTGGTTCCCCTAGAACAGCGGTGGTTCCTGGAACATCAGCTGCCAAGAAAGCAACCCCTGGGGCTCACACTGGGGCTATACCGAAAGCCACATCAGCGACTGGAGCGGTACCCAAAGGTGGAGGCAAGGGTGTAACCAGGTCCCGGAATGGGGGCAAGGGCAAGGGCAAGAAAAGCAAAGTTGAAGTAGACGAACTGGGGATGGGCTTCCGTCCTGGAGATGgggctgcagcagctgctgcagcctCTGCTAATGGCGGACAGGCTTTCCTGGCAGAGGTCCCTGATTCTGAGGAAGGGGAGTCCGGGTGGACTGACACAGAGTCAGATTCAGACTCTGAGCCCGAGACCCAGCgcagagggaggggaagaagacCCGTTGCCATGCAGAAGCGCCCCTTTCCTTATGAAATTGATGAGATTCTGGGTGTCCGCGATCTCAGGAAGGTCCTTGCCTTGCTTCAGAAATCTGATGATCCTTTCATCCAACAGGTAGCTTTGCTCACTCTGAGCAACAATGCCAATTATTCATGCAATCAAGAGACAATCCGCAAATTGGGAGGCCTCCCAATTATTGCAAACATGATCAACAAAACTGATCCACACATTAAGGAAAAAGCCTTAATGGCCATGAATAACCTGAGTGAGAATTATGAAAATCAGGGCCGGCTTCAGGTGTACATGAATAAAGTGATGGATGATATCATGGCCTCTAACCTGAACTCAGCAGTTCAAGTAGTTGGACTAAAATTTCTAACAAACATGACTATTACTAATGACTACCAACACCTGCTTGTCAATTCCATTGCAAACTTTTTCCGTTTGCTATCTCAGGGAGGTGGAAAAATCAAGGTTGAGATTTTGAAAATCCTTTCGAATTTTGCTGAAAATCCAGATATGTTGAAGAAACTTCTCAGTACCCAAGTGCCAGCATCATTTAGTTCCCTCTATAATTCTTACGTGGAATCAGAAATCCTTATTAATGCCCTTACTCTATTTGAGATTATCTATGACAATCTCAGAGCAGAAGTGTTTAACTATAGAGAATTCAATAAAGGTTCCCTTTTTTACTTATGCACTACATCTGGAGTGTGTGTTAAGAAAATTAGAGCCTTAGCAAATCACCATGACCTCTTAGTGAAAGTGAAAGTTATAAAACTAGTGAACAAATTCTGA